A window of the Thiomicrospira microaerophila genome harbors these coding sequences:
- the cmoB gene encoding tRNA 5-methoxyuridine(34)/uridine 5-oxyacetic acid(34) synthase CmoB, giving the protein MKHQLDRLWPQLRKTRIAFWEDALPPLIDQALHPESNGNLPRWQAALETIQQFDQAEQINLTQSAIQAWSANFDEDQKTSLESALRALMPWRKGPYQLQGINIDTEWRSDWKWDRVLPHLAPLKDRKILDVGCGSGYHLWRMTGEGAKLVIGIDPSLLFMAQFLAVRQFIGETQTYFLPLPLEALPESKLDGEFDTVFSMGVLYHRRSPFDHLDELKRQLRKGGELVLETLVIPEDQGQLLIPQDRYAQMRNVWFLPSVKELIHWMTRIGFENVRCVDLDQTSTEEQRTTDWMQWQSLKDFLDPNDINKTCEGYPAPLRAVILANKPS; this is encoded by the coding sequence GTGAAACATCAACTTGATCGTCTTTGGCCACAGCTGCGAAAAACCCGTATTGCATTCTGGGAAGACGCACTCCCCCCTTTAATTGACCAGGCTTTACACCCAGAATCGAATGGCAATTTACCACGTTGGCAGGCAGCGCTTGAAACAATTCAACAATTCGATCAGGCCGAACAGATTAACTTAACTCAATCGGCGATCCAGGCCTGGTCAGCCAATTTTGACGAAGATCAAAAAACCTCGCTGGAGTCAGCACTGCGTGCGTTAATGCCTTGGCGTAAAGGCCCCTACCAGCTGCAAGGGATTAATATCGATACAGAATGGCGTTCTGATTGGAAGTGGGATCGGGTTCTGCCCCACCTTGCGCCCCTGAAGGATCGTAAAATCCTCGATGTGGGTTGTGGGAGTGGCTACCACCTTTGGCGTATGACCGGAGAAGGCGCAAAGCTAGTTATAGGCATAGACCCCAGCCTATTGTTTATGGCGCAGTTTTTAGCCGTTAGACAATTTATTGGCGAAACCCAAACCTACTTTTTACCCCTGCCGCTTGAAGCGCTACCCGAATCCAAACTCGATGGCGAATTTGATACCGTGTTTTCGATGGGTGTCCTCTACCACCGACGTTCACCGTTTGATCATCTCGACGAACTCAAACGTCAGTTAAGGAAAGGCGGTGAACTGGTGCTTGAAACCCTGGTCATTCCAGAAGATCAGGGGCAATTACTTATTCCGCAAGACCGCTATGCCCAGATGCGCAATGTTTGGTTTTTACCTTCCGTCAAAGAACTGATTCACTGGATGACACGCATTGGATTTGAAAACGTGCGCTGCGTTGACCTGGATCAAACAAGCACCGAAGAACAACGCACCACCGATTGGATGCAATGGCAATCGCTGAAAGATTTTCTTGATCCGAATGATATTAACAAAACCTGTGAAGGCTATCCCGCGCCATTACGAGCGGTTATCCTAGCCAACAAACCAAGTTAA
- a CDS encoding DUF3095 domain-containing protein: MSNAGFYQSLPKIHQFELALDPKQFHELPEDWVVVISDVINSTQAIADGQYRAINAVGGFTVAAMVNALKPLEVPYVFGGDGASFCIPPCQVEKVKKTLQACQQLAKTSFKLDLRIGLIPYNQLEKKILVCHYQKNKSLDQAIFMGGGLSEADNRIKQNPALHISPAEQAVEADYSGFECRWKRLPSPKELTISLLVTSQRPLLAQQVGLYKNLQQMIDHYIGDAKQHHPLATQHLKLGFSAKTLMGEMLVKTAGQSSLWSKFKTLWMLRIQNLLGLILMRFNLKLGDADWGQYKQDFLENSDFRKVDDVYRTVFSCTQAQWTQLQAWLEQRVKEGQIFYGAHTSNAALVTCLISKAGVEHIHFVDGADGGYALAAKQLKQQIKQAQN; this comes from the coding sequence ATGAGTAACGCTGGCTTTTATCAATCCCTACCTAAAATACATCAATTTGAGCTGGCGCTTGATCCCAAGCAGTTTCATGAACTGCCTGAAGATTGGGTGGTGGTGATTTCGGATGTGATCAACTCAACCCAAGCGATTGCAGACGGCCAGTATCGCGCGATTAATGCGGTCGGAGGTTTTACCGTCGCCGCAATGGTCAATGCGCTCAAACCGTTGGAAGTACCCTATGTTTTTGGCGGCGATGGTGCCAGTTTTTGTATTCCGCCCTGCCAAGTCGAAAAGGTAAAAAAAACCCTTCAAGCCTGCCAGCAATTGGCCAAAACCAGCTTTAAACTAGATTTAAGGATTGGACTCATTCCTTATAATCAACTAGAAAAGAAAATTCTGGTTTGTCATTACCAGAAAAACAAAAGCCTCGATCAAGCGATCTTTATGGGCGGCGGTTTAAGCGAAGCAGACAACAGGATCAAGCAAAACCCCGCCCTGCATATCTCACCGGCAGAGCAAGCTGTTGAAGCCGACTATTCCGGCTTTGAGTGTCGCTGGAAACGCCTACCCAGCCCCAAAGAACTGACGATCAGTTTGCTGGTGACCTCGCAACGCCCGCTACTTGCTCAACAGGTCGGACTCTATAAAAACCTGCAACAAATGATTGATCACTATATCGGTGATGCCAAACAACACCACCCCCTCGCCACCCAGCATCTAAAACTCGGCTTTTCTGCCAAAACACTAATGGGCGAAATGCTGGTAAAAACAGCCGGACAATCCTCACTCTGGTCAAAATTCAAAACGCTCTGGATGCTAAGAATCCAAAACCTGCTTGGACTGATATTAATGCGTTTTAACTTAAAGCTAGGTGACGCCGATTGGGGACAATACAAACAAGACTTTCTCGAAAACTCCGACTTTCGTAAAGTAGATGATGTTTATCGTACCGTGTTTAGTTGTACTCAAGCCCAGTGGACACAATTGCAGGCCTGGTTAGAACAACGGGTTAAAGAAGGGCAAATTTTTTATGGCGCACACACCAGTAATGCCGCTCTAGTAACCTGTTTGATTTCTAAAGCCGGGGTAGAACATATCCACTTTGTGGATGGCGCAGACGGTGGTTATGCGCTGGCCGCCAAACAACTCAAACAGCAGATAAAACAAGCACAAAATTAA
- a CDS encoding VWA domain-containing protein: MTELTLLRPWWLLALIPVIGLLWLIWQRKVQDSGWKQWIDPAFQPYLLSQQTPSQKAWPIGFFGLTIIWLAAVIALSGPSWKQQPIAAQATQTGSVILLDLSLSMYADDLQPNRLTRVQFKLTDLLNQHPEIRVGMVGYSASAHIITPISDDNSTLRNLLPHLNPLVMPAYGANAVAGFNKAIELLQGANITQRHIIWVTDDVEPDEIAPIRQRLEQHNIKLSLLAVGTPQGGAIMIPEHGLLKDQNDRLVQAQVPLQRLADLARDVGGQFSRMQFDDSDLPSLLPPFAGASERDQDDEKQLFQPLDYGVYLLWLLVPLAALAVRRGWLTAWVLVALIPGLMLSSDPSFAQTEPSSAQAQKPDIKLSDRWREMFLTGNQRGYQAWLEQDYLAAEREFSDPSWRGSSLYRQGRYEEAVNAFARDGSAQGHYNRGNALARSGQLEEARKAYQTALDLQPDFPQAQHNLAVIEELLSLQQDPDNQQRDDSAPPQPEQNQQGEDQSNDQGEANPQPADQTPQSGNQGQQGDSEQDGQTEGLNQREEQSSEPSDEQTAESQPQAQQQTEADTQTEQDGQTGLLNEPSDTELAEQQALQREREQAQQTWLNQIKDEPGVFLRRKFDYQYRQNPPANPQKEQTKLW, from the coding sequence ATGACCGAACTCACCTTGTTGCGCCCTTGGTGGCTACTCGCGCTGATTCCGGTTATCGGCCTGTTATGGTTGATCTGGCAGCGTAAAGTCCAAGACTCTGGCTGGAAACAATGGATTGATCCAGCGTTTCAACCCTATTTGCTCAGTCAGCAAACACCCAGCCAAAAAGCTTGGCCGATTGGTTTTTTTGGTTTGACGATAATTTGGTTGGCTGCCGTCATCGCCCTAAGCGGCCCAAGCTGGAAGCAACAACCGATTGCCGCCCAAGCGACCCAAACCGGCAGTGTGATTTTGTTAGATTTATCCTTATCCATGTATGCCGATGACCTACAACCCAACCGCCTAACGCGAGTTCAATTTAAGCTCACGGATTTATTAAACCAGCACCCGGAAATACGGGTCGGCATGGTGGGCTATTCCGCGTCAGCGCATATTATTACGCCGATTTCTGACGATAACAGCACCTTGCGCAATTTATTACCGCATCTTAATCCATTGGTGATGCCAGCTTATGGTGCCAATGCGGTTGCCGGTTTCAATAAGGCGATTGAACTGTTGCAAGGCGCGAATATTACCCAACGGCATATTATCTGGGTCACCGATGATGTTGAACCGGATGAAATCGCACCGATTCGCCAACGGCTTGAACAACATAATATAAAGCTCAGTCTATTAGCGGTCGGCACCCCACAAGGTGGTGCGATTATGATTCCGGAGCATGGCTTGTTAAAAGACCAAAACGACCGCTTAGTCCAGGCGCAAGTCCCGCTGCAACGCCTAGCGGACTTGGCACGCGATGTCGGTGGCCAATTCAGCCGTATGCAATTCGATGACAGTGATCTACCCAGCCTACTGCCGCCGTTTGCAGGCGCAAGCGAGCGCGACCAAGATGACGAAAAACAACTGTTTCAACCGCTGGATTATGGGGTGTATTTGCTGTGGTTGCTGGTGCCCTTGGCCGCTTTAGCGGTGCGCCGAGGTTGGTTGACAGCATGGGTTTTAGTGGCCTTGATACCGGGGCTAATGCTATCAAGCGATCCCAGTTTTGCACAAACCGAACCGTCGTCCGCGCAGGCACAAAAACCGGACATCAAACTGTCTGATCGTTGGCGTGAGATGTTTTTAACCGGCAATCAACGCGGCTACCAGGCCTGGTTAGAACAGGATTATCTCGCGGCTGAGCGTGAATTTAGCGACCCAAGTTGGCGTGGCAGCAGCCTTTATCGCCAAGGGCGTTATGAAGAAGCCGTTAATGCGTTTGCGCGTGATGGTTCAGCACAAGGGCATTATAATCGTGGCAATGCGCTGGCGAGATCCGGTCAGCTTGAAGAGGCCAGAAAAGCCTATCAAACCGCATTAGACCTGCAGCCGGATTTTCCGCAAGCGCAACATAACCTTGCCGTTATCGAAGAACTCCTCTCTCTGCAACAAGACCCTGACAACCAACAGCGCGATGACAGCGCACCGCCTCAACCGGAACAAAACCAACAGGGTGAAGACCAAAGCAATGATCAAGGGGAAGCGAATCCGCAACCGGCTGATCAAACCCCACAATCAGGTAATCAAGGTCAACAAGGCGACAGCGAACAGGACGGTCAAACGGAAGGCCTGAATCAGCGAGAGGAGCAATCTTCAGAGCCAAGTGACGAACAAACCGCCGAATCGCAACCGCAAGCACAACAGCAAACCGAAGCCGATACGCAAACCGAACAAGACGGTCAAACCGGTTTACTCAATGAGCCGAGTGATACTGAGTTAGCGGAACAACAAGCGTTGCAACGCGAGCGCGAACAAGCGCAACAAACCTGGCTGAATCAAATCAAAGACGAACCCGGTGTGTTTTTAAGACGTAAGTTTGACTATCAATACCGACAAAATCCACCGGCCAACCCACAAAAGGAACAAACAAAACTATGGTAA
- the cmoA gene encoding carboxy-S-adenosyl-L-methionine synthase CmoA: MTQKDTLFAQPYEAVGAFQFDESVVSVFPDMIQRSVPGYQTILTGIGELTPRFAQPQSRIYDLGCSLGAATLTMRRKLENTPCQIIAVDNSAAMIERATSYLAAFHSEVQVDFVLDDIAEIAISNASIVVLNFTLQFISPDKREALLQKIYQGLNPGGVLILSEKIHFDAPPIQEAIEHLHLQFKRANGYSELEISQKRASLENVLISDSAEQHLSRLKKVGFDHAAIWLQAYNFASFLAIKNEKVPRETST, encoded by the coding sequence ATGACACAAAAAGACACCCTATTTGCGCAGCCCTATGAAGCGGTGGGCGCATTTCAATTTGATGAATCGGTGGTATCGGTGTTTCCCGATATGATCCAACGCTCGGTGCCGGGTTATCAAACCATCTTAACCGGCATTGGTGAATTGACTCCGCGTTTTGCACAGCCGCAAAGCCGAATTTACGACTTGGGTTGTTCTTTGGGCGCTGCTACCCTCACAATGCGCCGAAAACTCGAAAATACGCCTTGTCAAATCATCGCGGTCGATAATTCCGCTGCGATGATTGAACGTGCAACGTCTTACCTGGCCGCTTTTCATTCTGAAGTTCAGGTTGATTTTGTGTTGGATGATATTGCCGAAATCGCAATCAGCAATGCCTCAATCGTGGTACTGAATTTTACACTTCAATTCATTTCACCGGACAAGCGAGAAGCTTTATTGCAAAAAATCTATCAAGGCTTAAATCCCGGCGGGGTTTTAATCCTGTCCGAAAAAATACACTTCGATGCACCACCGATTCAAGAGGCTATCGAACATTTACACTTACAGTTTAAACGCGCCAATGGCTATTCTGAACTCGAAATTAGCCAAAAACGCGCCTCACTTGAAAATGTTTTAATTAGCGATAGTGCTGAACAGCATCTTTCTCGGCTTAAAAAAGTGGGATTCGATCATGCCGCTATTTGGTTACAAGCGTATAATTTTGCATCTTTTCTAGCTATTAAAAATGAGAAGGTTCCACGTGAAACATCAACTTGA
- a CDS encoding DUF58 domain-containing protein, whose translation MSQSAVYSDLSRLNAWRFHVKQLKLGHQQRIVMQSNGARPSPRKGRGMEFSEVRLYQPGDDVRHIDWKVSARSQHTHTKLFSEEHERPVVFVVEQSACLFFASQHCFKSVLALDIMALLAWATLNQEDRVGGLVFGESASHWVEPKRQAKSLLHLFNHALNQNQQLTRPGQGDNQAWLNALNKVAPLVHPASRIILVGDCLNLDNACHGVLRQLAKHTAITAIHCEDPIETSLPASHSLALSDGETEFYLDGQNTQQQQGYQNAYQQAWLNQQSSLSRFGIALCRVSTADKPIEALIKQRLLRR comes from the coding sequence ATGAGCCAATCGGCGGTTTACAGTGATTTAAGCCGCTTAAATGCGTGGCGGTTTCACGTGAAACAATTGAAGCTGGGGCATCAACAGCGGATTGTGATGCAGTCGAATGGCGCACGCCCCAGCCCGCGTAAAGGCCGTGGCATGGAGTTTAGCGAGGTTCGACTTTATCAGCCGGGTGATGATGTGCGCCATATAGATTGGAAGGTCAGTGCGCGAAGCCAACACACCCACACCAAACTGTTCAGCGAAGAACACGAACGTCCGGTGGTGTTTGTGGTCGAACAATCCGCATGCTTATTTTTTGCCAGTCAACACTGTTTCAAGTCGGTGCTGGCGCTGGATATTATGGCACTACTGGCTTGGGCGACCTTGAATCAGGAAGACCGCGTAGGGGGGTTAGTGTTTGGCGAAAGCGCATCTCACTGGGTCGAACCCAAGCGACAAGCCAAAAGCCTGCTGCATTTGTTTAACCATGCCTTAAACCAAAATCAGCAATTAACACGCCCAGGACAAGGCGATAACCAGGCCTGGTTGAATGCATTAAATAAGGTCGCACCGCTGGTTCATCCGGCAAGTCGGATTATTCTAGTGGGTGATTGCTTGAATTTGGACAACGCCTGTCATGGTGTGTTGCGTCAACTGGCAAAACATACCGCTATCACTGCGATTCATTGCGAAGACCCGATTGAAACCAGCCTGCCGGCCAGTCATAGTTTGGCGTTAAGTGATGGCGAAACCGAATTTTATCTCGACGGTCAAAACACACAACAGCAACAAGGCTATCAAAACGCTTATCAGCAGGCCTGGTTAAACCAACAATCCAGCTTATCGCGGTTTGGTATTGCGCTGTGCCGCGTTTCGACCGCTGACAAACCGATTGAAGCCCTGATTAAACAAAGGTTGTTAAGACGATGA
- a CDS encoding VWA domain-containing protein produces the protein MSFSALFDWFENFGFIWPWMIAFLPLPWLIRPFLKPAQQKQIPLLAPHLIERLGKQTSGQPLQKPRVENLRLPILFLLLWLVLLLAAMRPVWFLTPTPFESSGRDMLLSVDLSGSMEKPDMLLNGRNVDRLTALKSVVDEFIIQRQGDRMGLIVFGSEAFMVSPLTYDLSAIQQLLQETQIGMAGNNTAIGDSIGLAIKHLQGARNNKAVLVLLTDGSNNAGAVEPLDAAKKAAEIGLVIHTIAFGDVQSGASRNRVFDIDTEALEAISSLTGGESFVASQTSQLAEIYQRINEIESTQFTLNQYRARTELYPWPLGLALLMSFYLVWRSIQPNKEVKL, from the coding sequence ATGAGTTTCAGCGCTCTATTTGATTGGTTTGAAAACTTTGGTTTTATTTGGCCGTGGATGATCGCTTTTTTGCCGCTACCCTGGCTGATTCGGCCTTTTTTAAAACCGGCGCAACAAAAACAAATTCCGTTGCTCGCACCGCATTTAATCGAACGCTTGGGCAAACAAACGTCAGGCCAACCTCTGCAAAAACCCCGTGTTGAAAACCTCCGTTTACCGATTTTGTTTTTGTTACTTTGGCTGGTGTTACTGCTCGCAGCCATGCGTCCGGTTTGGTTTCTCACCCCTACGCCCTTTGAATCCAGCGGACGCGATATGCTGCTATCAGTGGATTTATCCGGCAGTATGGAAAAGCCGGATATGCTGTTAAATGGGCGCAATGTTGATCGTTTGACCGCACTTAAAAGCGTCGTCGATGAGTTTATTATCCAGCGCCAAGGCGACCGGATGGGTTTGATTGTATTTGGCTCGGAGGCGTTTATGGTCAGCCCCCTAACCTATGATCTCAGCGCGATTCAACAACTTTTACAAGAAACGCAGATTGGCATGGCGGGCAATAACACCGCGATTGGCGATTCGATTGGATTAGCAATCAAACACCTGCAAGGGGCGCGCAATAACAAGGCCGTGCTGGTGCTATTAACCGATGGTTCGAATAATGCCGGTGCGGTTGAACCCTTGGATGCAGCGAAAAAAGCGGCAGAAATCGGTCTAGTGATTCATACGATTGCGTTTGGCGATGTCCAATCCGGTGCGAGCCGCAACCGCGTGTTTGATATAGATACCGAAGCTTTAGAGGCGATTTCCAGTCTCACTGGTGGCGAAAGTTTTGTTGCCAGTCAAACCAGCCAACTGGCTGAAATTTATCAACGGATTAACGAAATCGAATCGACCCAGTTCACGCTGAATCAATATCGCGCCCGCACCGAACTTTACCCTTGGCCGTTAGGCCTGGCGTTATTGATGAGTTTTTATCTGGTATGGCGAAGCATCCAGCCGAACAAGGAGGTCAAGTTATGA
- a CDS encoding DUF4381 domain-containing protein: MMGDPLDLLEDIIVPEPIGWWPLASSVWVTLFILLGVLIGLVWYFWQRHKKAAYRRYAIDQLTGLSQLDDTSLLNQLNALLKQVAMTTYGRASCSGLNHQAWLRFLHQKASFVEQPKALEKLEQRYQAQPPALSSQEREALIYFAKRWIQEHHL; the protein is encoded by the coding sequence ATGATGGGGGATCCTTTAGACCTACTCGAAGATATTATTGTGCCTGAACCGATTGGCTGGTGGCCATTAGCTTCCAGTGTTTGGGTCACCTTGTTTATCCTGCTCGGTGTACTGATCGGTTTGGTTTGGTACTTCTGGCAACGCCACAAAAAAGCCGCCTATCGGCGTTATGCCATCGACCAATTAACCGGCTTAAGTCAATTGGACGATACAAGCTTGCTTAATCAACTCAACGCCCTGCTAAAACAAGTCGCCATGACAACCTATGGTCGTGCCAGTTGTAGCGGATTAAACCACCAGGCCTGGTTACGTTTTTTACACCAAAAAGCCAGTTTTGTTGAACAGCCTAAAGCCTTAGAAAAACTCGAACAACGTTATCAAGCACAGCCACCTGCGCTGAGTTCGCAAGAACGTGAAGCGTTGATTTATTTTGCAAAACGCTGGATTCAGGAGCATCATTTATGA
- a CDS encoding AAA family ATPase — MSLVNRFQALEQALNQVILGQPHLIQRMLIALLSDGHLLVEGPPGLAKTKAIKTLADQLEGRFHRIQFTPDLLPADITGTEIYRAATGQFEFQAGPIFHNLILADEINRAPAKVQSALLEAMAEGQVSVGKHTMAMEKLFMVMATQNPIEQEGTYPLPEAQLDRFMLHVTIDYPDREHEAQILELVENEAKQQRVAMPDKIDQIALFSARDEILNLHMAQSVKDYLVELVIATRQPHKYNEALAEQIAYGVSPRATLALSRCARAHAWLMGKDFVSPDDVQAVVHDVFRHRLLLSFEAEAQGKTVDQVTDDILGWVTLV, encoded by the coding sequence ATGAGCTTAGTAAATCGGTTTCAAGCCTTAGAACAGGCATTAAATCAGGTTATTTTAGGCCAACCGCATTTAATTCAACGCATGTTAATTGCGCTGTTATCTGATGGTCATTTATTGGTTGAGGGGCCACCAGGCCTGGCGAAAACCAAGGCGATTAAAACCCTTGCTGATCAACTTGAAGGGCGGTTTCATCGGATTCAATTCACCCCGGATTTATTGCCGGCCGACATCACCGGCACCGAGATTTATCGTGCGGCGACCGGCCAATTTGAATTTCAAGCCGGGCCGATTTTTCATAACCTGATTCTTGCCGATGAAATCAACCGTGCACCGGCCAAGGTACAATCGGCCTTGCTCGAAGCGATGGCCGAAGGTCAAGTCAGTGTTGGCAAACACACGATGGCGATGGAAAAGCTGTTTATGGTAATGGCGACGCAAAACCCGATTGAGCAAGAAGGCACTTATCCGCTGCCCGAAGCCCAGCTTGATCGTTTTATGTTGCATGTCACGATTGATTACCCTGACCGTGAACACGAGGCGCAAATTCTTGAGTTGGTAGAAAACGAAGCTAAACAACAGCGTGTTGCGATGCCGGACAAAATTGATCAGATCGCCCTATTCAGTGCGCGTGATGAAATCCTTAACCTGCACATGGCGCAAAGCGTTAAAGATTATCTGGTTGAGCTGGTGATCGCCACCCGCCAACCGCACAAATACAACGAAGCCTTAGCCGAACAGATTGCCTATGGCGTCAGCCCACGCGCGACCTTGGCTTTGTCACGCTGTGCGCGGGCGCATGCATGGTTAATGGGCAAGGATTTTGTCAGCCCAGACGATGTGCAAGCGGTGGTGCATGATGTATTTCGCCACCGATTACTGCTCAGTTTTGAAGCCGAAGCTCAGGGCAAAACGGTGGATCAAGTGACCGATGATATTTTGGGTTGGGTAACGCTGGTATGA
- a CDS encoding response regulator, with product MSSLALNILLVDDDLFLHRIQSALITKFGHDVYAVASGEAAIQCLHHRDFDLVLMDVMMPKMDGLQTTQKLRQLGCQLPIFALTGNDSPEDRQNAKQAGMNGYLTKPIQKSAFDQLVARFFSA from the coding sequence ATGTCCTCTTTAGCGTTAAATATTCTTTTGGTTGATGATGATTTATTTTTGCATCGAATACAGTCTGCACTGATCACAAAATTTGGTCATGATGTTTATGCGGTAGCAAGTGGTGAGGCCGCGATTCAGTGTCTTCATCATCGAGATTTTGATCTGGTGTTAATGGATGTGATGATGCCTAAGATGGATGGTTTACAGACTACTCAGAAATTGAGGCAGTTGGGTTGCCAACTGCCCATTTTTGCTTTAACAGGTAATGATTCACCTGAAGATCGCCAAAATGCGAAACAGGCAGGGATGAACGGTTACCTGACTAAGCCCATTCAAAAATCCGCGTTTGATCAACTGGTTGCACGATTTTTTAGCGCTTAA
- a CDS encoding PilZ domain-containing protein: protein MSALKKMPEIETSVAAVAASAAKSQVSPIKNRRAYFRMDIKAGFGFRILSEEEAQTQALPRGQDVYEIMDYFGTDLCKMNDEFLQLLTKVKTKSTPLASMFEILNNKLNMILSAMDQKDIALVLPSRKINLSGNGIGFHTARSAEVGNTVDIMIKLDREDQLILIRAKVVRIIPSEPHYLGLVFDDIQEQDRRRIISFLFEKQMQKTNQA from the coding sequence ATGAGTGCTTTGAAGAAAATGCCAGAGATTGAAACCTCAGTTGCGGCGGTGGCTGCTTCGGCCGCTAAGTCTCAGGTGTCGCCAATCAAAAATAGGCGTGCTTATTTTAGAATGGATATTAAAGCCGGGTTTGGCTTTAGGATTCTTTCTGAAGAAGAGGCACAAACTCAAGCCTTGCCTCGAGGTCAAGACGTTTACGAGATCATGGATTATTTTGGTACCGACCTTTGTAAGATGAACGATGAGTTTTTACAGCTATTAACTAAGGTAAAAACAAAAAGTACGCCTTTGGCCAGTATGTTTGAAATCCTAAATAACAAGCTTAATATGATTTTATCTGCAATGGATCAAAAAGATATTGCGCTGGTTTTACCGAGTAGAAAAATCAACTTGAGCGGAAATGGTATAGGGTTTCATACCGCGCGGAGTGCCGAAGTCGGGAATACTGTGGATATTATGATCAAGTTGGATCGCGAAGACCAGTTGATATTGATTCGTGCTAAGGTGGTAAGGATTATCCCCAGTGAGCCGCATTATTTAGGCTTGGTTTTTGATGATATTCAGGAGCAGGATCGTCGTCGTATCATCAGTTTTTTATTTGAAAAACAAATGCAAAAAACGAACCAAGCCTGA